The Enterococcus sp. 7F3_DIV0205 genome has a window encoding:
- a CDS encoding 5-formyltetrahydrofolate cyclo-ligase translates to MEKTRLRKLGLANLKWLQEHPELKEQKEHKISQTLFNDPCWKNAKTIAITKPLAFEFDTHIILHRGWQEGKQMLMPITGKNRTLTFHTVTPETVFEKTAFGVEEPQDASAVSNEIIDLVVVPGIVFTHDGFRIGFGGGFYDRFLKHYQGETCSLVFSEQIQEDWQAETFDLPVKRLFIS, encoded by the coding sequence GTGGAAAAAACGCGACTAAGGAAACTCGGTTTGGCAAACTTGAAATGGCTTCAAGAACATCCAGAATTGAAAGAGCAAAAAGAACACAAAATTAGTCAGACGCTATTTAACGATCCATGTTGGAAAAATGCGAAAACGATCGCAATCACTAAACCACTTGCTTTTGAATTTGATACGCATATTATACTTCATAGAGGTTGGCAAGAAGGAAAGCAGATGTTGATGCCAATCACTGGTAAAAATCGAACGCTGACATTTCATACTGTAACGCCTGAAACTGTTTTTGAAAAAACAGCATTTGGTGTGGAAGAGCCGCAAGATGCATCTGCTGTCTCTAATGAAATAATCGATTTAGTCGTGGTACCAGGGATCGTTTTTACACATGACGGCTTTCGAATTGGGTTTGGCGGAGGTTTTTATGATCGTTTCCTAAAGCACTATCAAGGGGAAACATGCAGTTTGGTATTCAGTGAACAGATTCAAGAAGATTGGCAGGCAGAAACGTTTGACTTGCCTGTAAAACGATTATTTATCAGCTAG
- a CDS encoding rhomboid family intramembrane serine protease — translation MNYQTQMKIKRILKQPLVTYMLLGITTIVFLGMELTGGSENGQVLVNWGAMSRGEILYLHEYWRFFTPMFLHIGWLHFVVNMVTLYYVGSQVESIYGHWRYLLIYLLSGVAGNIISFTFGSPNSISAGASTSLFGLFGAFIILGRHFRNNPAISFMVQRYATFIGINLIFNLFSSSVDIMGHIGGLIGGLLVASALAVPDRSDEFNIHERIISGIIFVFLLGVCLVLGFKKFGLLV, via the coding sequence ATGAATTATCAAACACAGATGAAAATTAAAAGAATATTGAAACAACCACTAGTAACCTATATGTTACTAGGAATCACTACGATTGTTTTTTTAGGGATGGAACTGACAGGTGGATCTGAAAATGGTCAGGTTTTGGTCAACTGGGGAGCGATGTCGCGAGGTGAAATTCTTTATTTACATGAATATTGGCGCTTTTTTACTCCGATGTTTTTACATATCGGTTGGCTGCATTTTGTTGTAAATATGGTGACACTTTATTATGTGGGCTCTCAAGTAGAAAGTATTTATGGTCATTGGCGCTATCTCTTGATTTATTTATTGAGTGGTGTGGCTGGAAATATTATTAGTTTTACCTTTGGTTCACCAAATAGTATTTCAGCGGGTGCTAGCACATCTTTGTTTGGATTATTTGGTGCGTTCATTATTCTTGGTCGTCATTTTAGAAATAATCCTGCGATTTCATTTATGGTTCAGCGCTATGCGACCTTTATTGGAATCAACTTGATTTTTAACTTATTTAGTAGTTCTGTGGACATCATGGGCCATATCGGAGGCTTGATTGGTGGGCTTTTAGTTGCGTCTGCTTTAGCTGTACCAGATCGTTCTGATGAGTTCAATATTCATGAACGAATCATTTCTGGAATCATTTTCGTATTTTTGTTAGGTGTTTGTCTAGTCTTGGGTTTTAAAAAATTCGGTTTACTTGTATAA
- a CDS encoding YqgQ family protein produces METLYDVQQLFKQFGIYIYVGARIYDIELMMIELKNIYEGHLIDRDTYLHARSVLQREHRIEESRATEKGTE; encoded by the coding sequence ATGGAAACGCTATATGATGTACAGCAGTTATTTAAACAATTCGGCATTTATATTTATGTAGGTGCTAGAATTTATGATATCGAGTTGATGATGATTGAATTGAAAAATATTTATGAAGGTCACTTGATTGATAGAGACACGTATCTCCATGCGAGAAGTGTTTTGCAACGAGAACATCGAATTGAAGAAAGCAGAGCGACTGAGAAAGGAACCGAGTAA
- a CDS encoding ROK family glucokinase, translating into MDKKLIGIDLGGTTIKFAILTTDGDVQQKWSIETNILDEGSHIVPDIIESINHRISLYEMKHDDFIGIGMGTPGSVDIKKGTVVGAYNLNWTKKQNVKAQIEEATGIPFVLDNDANVAALGERWKGAGENNPDVVFITLGTGVGGGIIAEGNLLHGVNGCAGEIGHVTVDPGGFECTCGKRGCLETVSSATGVVRVARHMSEEYAGDSQLKQAIDDGQDVSSKDVFEYAQADDPFALMVVDRVCYFLGLAIGNVGNTLNPSSVVIGGGVSAAGEFLRSRVQTYFEEFTFPEVRNSTQVKLAQLGNEAGVIGAASLALQFMEKE; encoded by the coding sequence ATGGATAAGAAATTGATTGGGATTGATTTAGGCGGAACAACGATTAAGTTTGCGATTTTAACAACAGATGGAGATGTTCAGCAAAAATGGAGTATTGAAACCAATATTCTAGATGAAGGCAGTCATATCGTGCCGGATATCATCGAATCAATCAATCACCGAATTTCTCTTTATGAGATGAAGCATGATGATTTTATTGGGATCGGCATGGGCACACCTGGGAGTGTCGATATTAAAAAAGGCACAGTAGTTGGTGCTTATAATCTTAACTGGACGAAAAAGCAAAATGTAAAAGCACAAATCGAAGAAGCAACAGGAATTCCTTTTGTTTTAGATAATGATGCCAACGTAGCGGCGTTAGGTGAACGCTGGAAAGGTGCTGGCGAAAACAATCCAGATGTTGTGTTCATCACACTTGGGACAGGTGTTGGCGGCGGTATTATAGCTGAAGGCAATTTATTACATGGTGTTAATGGCTGTGCTGGTGAAATTGGACATGTAACAGTTGATCCTGGTGGGTTTGAATGTACATGTGGTAAACGTGGCTGTCTAGAAACTGTCTCTAGTGCTACAGGGGTAGTTCGGGTTGCTCGTCATATGTCGGAAGAATATGCGGGTGATTCTCAGTTAAAACAAGCTATTGATGACGGTCAAGATGTTTCAAGTAAAGACGTCTTTGAGTATGCGCAGGCTGATGATCCATTTGCCTTGATGGTGGTCGATCGTGTATGTTATTTCTTAGGTCTTGCAATCGGTAATGTAGGGAATACCTTGAATCCATCTAGTGTGGTCATTGGCGGTGGCGTTTCTGCGGCAGGTGAATTTTTACGCAGCCGTGTTCAAACATATTTTGAAGAATTTACTTTCCCGGAAGTTCGTAATAGCACGCAAGTTAAACTTGCCCAATTAGGGAATGAAGCAGGCGTTATCGGTGCTGCTTCACTTGCATTACAATTCATGGAGAAAGAGTAA
- a CDS encoding rhodanese-like domain-containing protein: MNVLWIINGILLTILLAMGINELYLRIMAKRSAKTITEEEFKEGMRKAQIIDVREKDSFDAGHILGARNMPYTTIKTTMNSIRKDQPVYIYDQKKSLSIRTANQLRKNGYKDLYILKGGYEGWTGKTKKKNA; the protein is encoded by the coding sequence ATGAACGTTTTATGGATTATCAATGGAATTTTATTAACAATTTTACTAGCAATGGGGATCAACGAATTATATCTTAGAATCATGGCAAAACGCTCTGCCAAAACAATCACAGAAGAAGAATTTAAAGAAGGTATGAGAAAAGCCCAAATCATTGATGTCCGTGAAAAAGACTCATTTGATGCAGGTCATATTCTTGGTGCACGAAACATGCCTTACACAACCATCAAAACAACGATGAATTCAATTCGTAAAGATCAACCTGTTTACATTTATGATCAAAAAAAATCATTAAGTATTCGTACGGCGAATCAATTACGTAAAAATGGCTACAAAGATTTATATATTTTAAAAGGCGGCTATGAAGGCTGGACTGGTAAAACAAAAAAGAAAAATGCTTAA
- a CDS encoding DUF488 domain-containing protein: protein MIRIKRAYKEAEDTDGYRVLVDRLWPRGVSKEKEHLDLWLKEIAPSNELRKWFNHEPDKFSQFKEKYLIELNAGEANDACQRLIQIINKHPIVTLVYGAKDEVHNNAVVLQEMLEKVNQ from the coding sequence ATGATCCGAATCAAAAGAGCATACAAAGAAGCTGAAGACACAGATGGTTACCGAGTACTAGTTGATCGTTTATGGCCTAGAGGTGTGTCAAAAGAAAAAGAACACTTGGATTTGTGGTTAAAAGAAATTGCACCTAGCAATGAGCTTAGAAAATGGTTCAATCATGAACCCGATAAATTTTCCCAATTTAAAGAAAAATATCTAATTGAATTAAATGCTGGTGAAGCGAATGACGCATGCCAAAGACTTATTCAAATTATAAACAAACACCCCATAGTTACCTTAGTTTATGGGGCAAAAGATGAAGTACATAATAATGCAGTTGTCCTTCAGGAAATGTTAGAAAAAGTAAATCAATGA
- a CDS encoding FAD/NAD(P)-binding protein, translating to MKIAIVGGGPRGLSIFERIVEWSREEQVIQITMFDPYGPGGKVWREDQPLSLLMNSVASHVTLFTDETLSTKGPVAKGPNLYEWAQSEATEFIKKHNFENRTILLEECENLGPNDHCSRVFYGLYQKWFYEYVQTRMTEQTSVKFFKDTVRAVKMQEDKFLVYTKAVETTVDTVILALGHQENELIGNEKELAAFASDHRLFYSSPKNAADAYLEAITENTPVLIRGLGLVFYDYLTLLTSDRGGEFREKEGELIYFPSGKEPKIIAGSSRGIPYHARGVNQKGYGEEYQPRFLKEKSLNKFKRKGNFSAEQFFELLKKEIEFAYYSALIAAKYPNVNQPRFNEEFIRTRGADTILEKYGIHKKEFWDWSAIQCPDQNVGDEDSFQKFIIDYLNWDFKEAKKGTISGPFAAALDSLKDLRDEVRFMQDHELFSNDEYKTWLWDWFTPLNAFLSIGPPVERTAELKALINAGVVTLLGPKMQVTTEADWFVGFSKKYPLQKFKTHFLIEARLPKIANQFSLNPLVQQLLRDQTASLHQVKLGSGDVYYTGALLVDAKTNQIQSKAGKVITGLFCYGIPTEGVHWLTATTSRPGTDPWNLREADLIARNIFEGKIKTKENNDM from the coding sequence ATGAAAATAGCGATTGTTGGTGGCGGCCCTCGAGGACTTTCGATTTTTGAGAGAATAGTTGAATGGTCAAGAGAAGAACAGGTGATTCAGATCACAATGTTTGATCCGTATGGTCCAGGGGGAAAGGTGTGGCGAGAAGATCAACCACTATCCTTATTGATGAATTCAGTTGCCTCACATGTCACGTTATTTACAGATGAAACATTGAGTACAAAAGGCCCCGTCGCTAAAGGTCCGAATCTATATGAATGGGCTCAAAGTGAGGCGACTGAGTTTATCAAAAAACATAATTTTGAAAATAGAACTATCTTACTTGAAGAGTGTGAAAACTTAGGACCAAACGACCACTGCTCACGCGTTTTTTATGGATTATATCAAAAGTGGTTTTATGAATATGTTCAAACCAGGATGACAGAGCAGACCTCAGTAAAATTTTTTAAAGACACCGTTCGGGCTGTGAAAATGCAAGAGGATAAATTTTTAGTGTATACAAAAGCGGTAGAAACAACAGTAGACACGGTTATTTTAGCACTAGGCCATCAAGAAAATGAATTGATTGGAAACGAGAAAGAGCTGGCTGCTTTTGCAAGTGATCATCGATTATTTTATTCTTCACCTAAAAATGCAGCGGATGCATACCTTGAAGCAATAACCGAGAACACGCCTGTTTTGATTAGAGGGTTGGGTTTAGTTTTTTATGATTATCTTACCTTGCTGACAAGTGATCGTGGTGGAGAGTTCCGAGAAAAAGAGGGAGAATTGATTTATTTTCCTTCTGGTAAAGAACCTAAAATTATTGCGGGATCAAGTCGGGGTATTCCATACCATGCTAGAGGTGTTAACCAAAAAGGCTACGGGGAAGAATATCAGCCACGTTTTCTAAAAGAAAAAAGTTTGAATAAATTTAAGCGAAAAGGGAATTTTTCTGCAGAGCAGTTTTTTGAGCTTTTAAAAAAAGAAATAGAATTTGCTTATTATTCGGCATTGATCGCTGCTAAATATCCGAATGTGAATCAGCCACGTTTTAATGAAGAGTTTATTCGTACAAGAGGCGCGGATACGATCCTTGAAAAATATGGAATTCATAAAAAAGAGTTTTGGGATTGGTCTGCTATTCAATGTCCAGATCAAAATGTAGGAGATGAAGATTCTTTTCAGAAATTCATTATTGATTATTTGAATTGGGATTTTAAGGAAGCAAAAAAAGGGACGATATCTGGACCTTTTGCGGCTGCTTTAGATAGTTTGAAAGATTTGCGGGATGAAGTTCGTTTTATGCAAGATCATGAACTGTTTTCAAATGATGAGTATAAAACATGGCTGTGGGATTGGTTTACGCCATTAAATGCATTCTTATCTATTGGTCCTCCTGTTGAAAGAACTGCTGAACTTAAGGCACTGATCAATGCTGGAGTGGTGACACTGCTGGGACCAAAAATGCAGGTAACAACAGAAGCAGATTGGTTCGTCGGGTTTTCAAAAAAATACCCATTACAAAAATTCAAAACGCATTTTTTGATAGAGGCTAGATTGCCCAAAATAGCTAACCAATTTAGTTTGAATCCACTAGTTCAGCAACTTTTAAGAGATCAAACGGCAAGTTTACATCAGGTGAAATTAGGATCAGGTGATGTTTATTATACGGGTGCACTTTTAGTAGATGCAAAAACAAATCAAATACAATCAAAAGCAGGAAAAGTGATCACTGGATTATTTTGTTATGGAATTCCAACAGAAGGCGTTCATTGGCTAACCGCAACTACTTCTAGACCAGGAACGGATCCTTGGAATTTAAGGGAAGCAGATTTGATTGCGAGAAACATTTTTGAAGGCAAAATAAAAACAAAAGAAAACAACGATATGTAA
- a CDS encoding DUF3042 family protein has protein sequence MKKFISGMLVGTAVTCAAVVGFAATIKKTVLDPIEEKEDMIEENRKKAMRKRISR, from the coding sequence ATGAAAAAATTTATTTCAGGTATGCTTGTAGGAACAGCCGTGACATGTGCTGCGGTTGTAGGATTTGCAGCTACAATCAAAAAAACAGTTCTTGATCCAATCGAAGAAAAAGAAGATATGATTGAGGAAAACCGTAAAAAAGCAATGCGTAAACGTATCTCTCGATAA
- a CDS encoding galactokinase, with the protein MENELKELFHSVFGIASAEIYFAPGRINLIGEHTDYNGGSVFPAAITIGTYGVARKREDQMIRLYSENFSELGIIEFSLTDLAYRKEHDWTNYPKGMISYLIEQGYSIEQGVDILFYGTIPNGAGLSSSASIELLTGVILNDLFALNIKMLDLVITGKRVENHFIGVNSGIMDQFAIGMGKRDHAILLDTNTLDYELVPAEFGEHVIVIMNTNKRRELADSKYNERRAECELALSRLQTILSIESLGELTEECFEQNKAAIEDGTLIKRAKHAVTENQRTIKAKQALVKNDLNRFGQLLNESHASLKDDYEVTGIELDTLVETAQKQPGVLGARMTGAGFGGCAIALVKEADLARFIKNVGQTYQEQIGYSADFYVANVDDGARKL; encoded by the coding sequence TTGGAAAATGAATTAAAAGAGTTATTTCATTCTGTTTTTGGAATTGCTTCTGCAGAAATATACTTTGCTCCAGGAAGAATCAATTTGATTGGGGAACATACAGATTATAATGGCGGATCTGTTTTTCCAGCAGCGATTACAATCGGAACATATGGAGTTGCTAGAAAACGAGAGGATCAAATGATTCGATTGTATTCGGAAAATTTTTCTGAGTTAGGTATTATTGAATTTTCATTAACAGACTTAGCTTATAGGAAAGAACATGATTGGACGAATTATCCCAAAGGAATGATTTCCTATTTAATTGAGCAAGGGTATTCTATCGAACAGGGTGTTGATATTCTCTTTTACGGAACGATTCCAAATGGTGCAGGTCTTTCTTCATCTGCTTCAATCGAATTGTTGACTGGGGTTATTTTAAATGATTTATTTGCGTTAAATATTAAAATGTTGGATTTAGTGATTACAGGAAAACGTGTAGAAAATCATTTTATTGGTGTGAATTCGGGGATCATGGATCAATTTGCTATAGGTATGGGGAAACGAGATCACGCTATTTTGTTGGATACAAATACACTAGATTATGAGCTGGTGCCAGCAGAATTTGGTGAGCATGTGATTGTAATCATGAATACAAACAAACGTAGAGAATTGGCGGATTCAAAATATAATGAACGCCGAGCAGAATGTGAACTCGCTTTGAGTCGCTTACAAACTATTTTATCAATCGAATCATTAGGAGAATTAACAGAAGAGTGCTTTGAACAAAATAAAGCAGCCATTGAAGACGGAACGTTGATTAAAAGGGCAAAGCATGCAGTAACTGAAAATCAACGAACGATCAAAGCAAAACAAGCACTTGTTAAAAATGATTTAAATCGTTTCGGTCAATTATTAAATGAGTCTCATGCTTCTTTAAAAGATGATTACGAAGTAACAGGGATTGAGCTCGATACTTTAGTAGAAACAGCTCAGAAACAACCTGGTGTATTAGGTGCTCGGATGACAGGAGCAGGATTTGGCGGTTGTGCAATTGCTTTAGTAAAAGAAGCAGACTTGGCACGTTTTATTAAGAATGTTGGACAAACGTATCAAGAGCAAATTGGCTACTCAGCAGACTTTTATGTTGCGAATGTTGATGACGGAGCTAGAAAGCTGTAA
- the galE gene encoding UDP-glucose 4-epimerase GalE: MSILVLGGAGYIGSHAVDQLIQKGYEVVVVDNLQTGHKQAVHEKATFYQGDIRDKAFMQSVFKKETIDGVIHFAASSLVGESVEKPLVYFNNNVQGTQIVLEVMEEFGVKHIVFSSTAATYGEPKEMPIVETMPTNPENPYGESKLMMEKMMKWCDKAYGMRYVALRYFNVAGAKSDASIGEDHDPETHLIPIILQTALGQREYLGIYGDDYDTPDGTCIRDYVYIEDLIAAHIAALDYLQKGNESNVFNLGSNTGYSVKEMLEAARAVTGKEIPAKVLPRRLGDPSKLVASSEKAKTILDWQPQVTDIKQIIQTAWDWHVSHPKGYDSF, encoded by the coding sequence ATGTCAATTTTAGTTTTAGGCGGGGCAGGCTACATTGGTTCCCATGCAGTGGATCAATTGATTCAAAAAGGGTATGAGGTAGTTGTTGTCGATAATCTTCAGACTGGTCACAAACAGGCTGTTCATGAAAAAGCTACATTTTATCAAGGCGATATTAGAGATAAAGCGTTTATGCAGAGTGTTTTCAAAAAAGAAACAATCGATGGCGTGATCCATTTTGCTGCAAGTTCATTAGTCGGTGAATCAGTAGAAAAGCCGCTAGTTTACTTTAACAATAATGTGCAAGGCACACAAATCGTGTTGGAAGTAATGGAAGAATTTGGTGTTAAGCACATTGTATTCTCTTCAACAGCTGCGACTTATGGTGAGCCTAAAGAGATGCCAATTGTAGAAACGATGCCGACAAATCCAGAAAACCCATATGGCGAAAGTAAATTAATGATGGAAAAGATGATGAAATGGTGTGACAAAGCATATGGTATGCGTTATGTTGCGCTACGTTACTTTAATGTTGCAGGGGCTAAATCAGATGCTTCAATTGGTGAAGATCATGATCCAGAAACGCATTTGATTCCAATTATTTTACAAACAGCGTTAGGCCAAAGAGAGTACCTAGGGATTTATGGCGATGATTACGATACGCCAGATGGTACATGTATTCGTGACTATGTTTATATTGAAGACTTGATCGCAGCTCATATTGCAGCGCTGGACTACTTACAAAAAGGCAACGAAAGTAATGTCTTCAACTTAGGTAGTAACACTGGTTATTCAGTCAAAGAAATGCTAGAAGCAGCAAGAGCAGTAACTGGCAAAGAAATTCCAGCTAAAGTACTACCGCGTCGCTTAGGAGATCCAAGTAAATTGGTTGCTTCTAGTGAAAAAGCCAAAACGATTTTAGATTGGCAACCGCAAGTGACAGATATCAAACAGATCATTCAAACTGCTTGGGACTGGCATGTCAGCCATCCAAAAGGATATGATTCTTTCTAG
- the galT gene encoding UDP-glucose--hexose-1-phosphate uridylyltransferase, giving the protein MSISQTITDFVTLAIQAGGWMELDRLYLQNRVLGVIGEESLEPISPKVVTKSSLELLDELVAQAIKNGKVKEETTDLEIFEAQLMDFLTPPPSVVNALFAQYYEKDPVDATDYFYKLSQENDYIKTRAIAKNNLFSVETEYGQLEITINLSRPEKDPKQIAAERQNSQLDYPKCVLCMENEGYKGRVNHPARTNHRIIRMNLDGESWGFQYSPYAYYNEHSIILSEEHRPMVISKETFKRLTRIIEVLPHYFVGSNADLPIVGGSILTHDHYQAGRHIFPMEKAEIEQYFELSDYPLMNAGIVKWPMSVIRLQSPNSEDLVEAASLILEKWRNYSDEDVSIQAFSADGTPHHTITPIARRKGQLFEMDLVLRDNNTSVEHPDGIFHPHQEVQHIKKENIGLIEVMGLAVLPPRLKDELQEVENYVLAKENHIADYHKQWADQMKERYSFSEENASEIIQKEVGQIFAQVLADAGVYKRTTEGQAAFKRFIDSL; this is encoded by the coding sequence GTGTCAATTAGTCAAACTATTACAGATTTTGTGACGTTAGCAATTCAAGCAGGTGGATGGATGGAACTAGATCGGCTTTATTTGCAAAATCGTGTGTTGGGCGTAATTGGAGAAGAATCGTTAGAACCAATTTCTCCAAAAGTAGTGACAAAGTCATCATTGGAATTATTGGATGAACTAGTTGCTCAAGCTATAAAAAATGGAAAAGTGAAAGAGGAAACAACGGATTTAGAAATTTTCGAAGCACAATTGATGGATTTTCTTACACCACCGCCTTCGGTCGTCAATGCTCTTTTTGCTCAATATTACGAAAAAGATCCAGTTGATGCGACGGATTACTTCTATAAACTAAGCCAAGAGAATGACTATATCAAAACAAGAGCAATTGCTAAAAATAATCTTTTTTCTGTTGAAACAGAATATGGTCAACTAGAGATCACGATCAATTTATCAAGACCAGAAAAAGACCCAAAACAAATTGCAGCTGAACGCCAAAACAGTCAGCTTGATTATCCTAAATGTGTTTTGTGTATGGAAAATGAAGGATACAAAGGTCGGGTCAATCATCCAGCTAGGACCAATCATCGAATCATTCGAATGAATCTAGATGGCGAAAGTTGGGGGTTTCAGTATTCACCTTACGCTTATTACAATGAGCATTCAATTATTCTATCAGAAGAGCATCGTCCTATGGTGATTTCAAAGGAAACCTTCAAACGATTAACAAGGATCATCGAAGTCTTACCTCATTATTTTGTGGGCTCTAATGCTGATTTACCGATTGTAGGAGGATCGATTTTGACTCACGATCATTATCAAGCTGGACGTCATATTTTCCCGATGGAAAAAGCAGAGATCGAGCAATACTTTGAATTAAGTGACTATCCTTTAATGAATGCAGGAATCGTTAAATGGCCGATGTCTGTGATTCGCTTGCAAAGTCCTAATTCAGAAGATTTAGTTGAAGCAGCCTCGTTGATTTTAGAAAAATGGCGGAACTATTCTGATGAGGATGTATCGATTCAAGCATTTTCGGCAGATGGAACACCTCATCACACGATAACTCCTATTGCCCGCCGCAAGGGGCAATTATTTGAAATGGATTTGGTTTTACGTGACAACAATACCTCTGTTGAACACCCAGATGGTATTTTTCATCCTCATCAAGAGGTTCAACATATTAAAAAAGAGAATATCGGTTTAATCGAAGTAATGGGGTTAGCAGTATTGCCGCCACGTTTAAAAGATGAGCTGCAAGAAGTAGAAAATTATGTTTTAGCTAAAGAAAATCATATCGCAGATTACCATAAACAATGGGCTGATCAAATGAAAGAAAGATATAGCTTCAGTGAAGAAAATGCAAGTGAAATCATCCAAAAAGAAGTGGGACAAATTTTTGCTCAGGTATTAGCTGATGCAGGAGTTTATAAACGGACAACAGAAGGACAAGCTGCATTTAAACGATTTATTGATAGTTTATAA
- a CDS encoding LacI family DNA-binding transcriptional regulator, whose product MATIKDIAKLAGVSPATVSRVLNYDPDLSAGIETKQKVFEAAEELNYTKHKKSTKNTKAKILFIQWYDEAEELEDIYYLSIRLGIEKKAEELGLELIKRSLEELNSEQADGILALGKFTTEQADALFEINNNLLFVDFDALDIGYNSLVIDFQQSMSSVLTYLIRHGHQKIGMISGEEYTLGSQKPLEDKRLTIFKEILLQKKLFNESYVLRTPFTVAKGYEVMKDFLEKYPNDYPSAFFASSDALAVGALKAIQEAGLKVPEDISVIGFNDISVAKYVSPPLTTIKVHTEWMGELAVETILSLIHEQTPVARKITIATELIERASTK is encoded by the coding sequence ATGGCAACGATCAAGGATATCGCAAAATTAGCAGGAGTCTCACCAGCCACAGTTTCACGAGTATTAAATTATGATCCTGATCTTTCAGCAGGTATCGAGACTAAGCAAAAAGTGTTTGAAGCGGCAGAAGAATTAAATTACACGAAACACAAAAAAAGCACAAAAAATACGAAGGCTAAAATTTTATTTATTCAATGGTATGATGAAGCAGAAGAGCTAGAAGATATTTATTATCTATCCATTCGGTTGGGAATTGAGAAAAAGGCAGAGGAACTTGGGCTTGAGCTAATTAAACGTTCGTTAGAGGAGCTAAATAGCGAGCAAGCTGATGGTATTCTTGCATTAGGAAAGTTTACCACGGAACAAGCTGATGCTTTATTTGAAATCAATAACAATCTTTTGTTTGTAGATTTTGATGCTTTAGATATAGGATACAATTCTTTAGTTATCGATTTTCAGCAAAGCATGTCGTCTGTTTTAACTTATTTGATCCGACACGGTCATCAAAAAATTGGCATGATTTCTGGGGAAGAGTACACTTTAGGAAGCCAAAAACCACTTGAAGATAAACGATTGACGATTTTTAAAGAGATATTGTTGCAAAAAAAATTGTTTAATGAATCCTATGTTTTGAGAACACCATTTACTGTTGCTAAGGGTTATGAAGTGATGAAAGACTTTTTGGAAAAGTATCCAAATGACTATCCAAGTGCTTTTTTTGCGTCGAGTGATGCCTTAGCTGTGGGGGCTTTAAAAGCGATTCAAGAAGCAGGACTTAAAGTGCCTGAGGATATTTCTGTAATTGGGTTCAATGATATAAGTGTGGCGAAATACGTTAGTCCACCACTTACGACAATAAAAGTCCATACAGAGTGGATGGGTGAATTGGCAGTTGAGACGATACTCTCATTAATTCACGAACAGACACCTGTAGCAAGAAAAATAACGATTGCTACTGAACTAATAGAAAGAGCATCAACGAAATAA